In Desulfosediminicola ganghwensis, a single window of DNA contains:
- a CDS encoding NAD(P)H-dependent glycerol-3-phosphate dehydrogenase, with translation MKSKPVAVIGAGSWGTALAMVLSSKGHTVRLWGHNPEHILDIQKERENKKYLPGFPLPETLQAVDDLESCLEDCKVVVMVVPSHGFRAVYEHVVPLLQQGTCVVSAVKGIENSTLMTMTQVMDDVHKSFADKNIETAVLSGPSFAKEVAANMPTAITIGCKSIGTAKMLQQLFVTESFRVYASTDVIGLEISAALKNIVAVAAGICDGLGYGLNTRAALITRGLAEITRLGVAMKAEAATFSGLSGLGDLVLTCTGDLSRNRSVGLKLGQGRKLDDIVNEMNMVAEGVKTTKSCYHLARRLGIEMPILEQVYAILYEQKNCSDAVRDLLSRELKVE, from the coding sequence ATGAAGAGTAAGCCAGTTGCAGTTATTGGGGCAGGGTCGTGGGGAACGGCCCTTGCCATGGTACTCTCCTCAAAAGGACATACAGTGAGGCTCTGGGGGCACAATCCTGAGCATATACTTGATATTCAGAAGGAGAGAGAGAATAAAAAGTATTTACCGGGTTTTCCTCTACCGGAAACACTACAAGCCGTTGATGACTTAGAGAGTTGTCTTGAAGACTGCAAAGTAGTCGTGATGGTTGTTCCATCACATGGTTTCCGTGCCGTATATGAGCATGTTGTACCGTTATTACAACAAGGGACATGTGTTGTTTCAGCGGTTAAAGGGATAGAAAACAGCACTCTTATGACCATGACTCAGGTCATGGATGATGTTCATAAATCCTTTGCTGATAAGAATATAGAAACAGCTGTGTTGTCAGGGCCGTCATTTGCCAAAGAAGTCGCTGCAAATATGCCGACAGCCATAACAATTGGTTGCAAGAGTATAGGTACCGCGAAGATGCTCCAGCAACTTTTTGTAACTGAAAGTTTTCGTGTTTATGCCAGCACTGATGTTATTGGTCTGGAGATAAGTGCTGCGCTCAAGAACATCGTAGCCGTAGCAGCCGGAATTTGCGACGGCTTAGGGTATGGCTTGAATACCAGGGCAGCCCTCATAACCCGGGGTCTTGCCGAGATAACCAGGCTTGGCGTGGCAATGAAAGCTGAAGCGGCTACTTTTTCAGGTTTGAGCGGCCTCGGTGATCTGGTACTGACCTGCACCGGGGACCTCAGTAGAAACAGGTCTGTTGGCCTGAAGCTTGGCCAGGGCAGAAAGCTCGATGATATTGTCAATGAAATGAATATGGTGGCTGAAGGGGTCAAGACTACCAAATCATGTTACCATCTCGCCAGGCGCCTTGGTATTGAGATGCCTATTCTTGAACAGGTCTACGCGATACTCTATGAACAGAAAAATTGTTCTGATGCAGTGCGTGATCTTTTGAGCAGAGAACTGAAAGTTGAATAA
- a CDS encoding XTP/dITP diphosphatase, producing the protein MVSMIVLATRNANKVREFREILKDFQVELKSLDDFGPIPEAIEDGETFDDNAYKKALHTAKILGIPAIADDSGLVVDALDGAPGVYSARYAGENATDDDNCSKLLQEMKGKENRTAHFKCVLSIAVPSGPALTYEGSCTGTLLEEKRGENGFGYDPLFYFEEFGKTFAELDMPRKNSVSHRGKALNEFKAEIPKVLKWLEQRLLEEKPPKPDHDEFKDNDWSNT; encoded by the coding sequence ATGGTTTCCATGATCGTTCTGGCTACCCGTAATGCCAACAAAGTTAGGGAGTTTCGTGAAATTCTCAAAGATTTCCAGGTAGAATTGAAATCACTCGATGATTTTGGTCCTATTCCGGAAGCGATCGAGGATGGCGAAACTTTTGATGATAACGCCTATAAAAAAGCTCTTCACACAGCGAAAATATTAGGAATTCCGGCTATTGCAGACGATTCAGGCCTGGTAGTTGACGCGCTTGACGGTGCACCTGGAGTATATTCGGCACGATACGCTGGTGAGAACGCCACTGATGATGACAATTGTTCGAAATTATTGCAGGAAATGAAGGGCAAAGAGAATAGAACTGCTCATTTTAAATGTGTTCTCTCAATAGCAGTTCCATCCGGTCCAGCCTTAACATACGAAGGTTCATGCACCGGAACGCTGCTTGAAGAGAAACGAGGTGAAAATGGATTCGGATATGATCCACTTTTCTATTTCGAAGAGTTCGGCAAGACCTTCGCCGAGCTTGATATGCCAAGAAAGAACAGCGTAAGCCATAGAGGAAAAGCTCTAAACGAATTTAAAGCTGAGATCCCTAAGGTTCTCAAGTGGTTAGAACAACGCCTCTTAGAAGAAAAGCCACCGAAACCTGATCATGATGAATTTAAAGATAACGACTGGTCCAACACGTAA
- a CDS encoding epoxyqueuosine reductase QueH yields MKLLLHTCCGPCSIHPISELKDEFDISAFFFNPNIHPYKEFKKRRNALREFCEHNRIPILDLGDYGLQEFLRKVVFKESQRCAVCYLWRMEETAARAAKEGFDAFSTTLLYSRYQNHEKLKECGFSLAKQYNIDFIYRDFRNGWQHGIDKSIELGMYRQPYCGCIYSEQERYDKRLRKKK; encoded by the coding sequence GTGAAGCTCTTATTGCATACATGTTGCGGGCCGTGCTCAATCCATCCTATCAGTGAACTCAAGGATGAATTTGATATCTCCGCATTTTTCTTCAACCCTAATATCCATCCCTACAAAGAGTTTAAGAAAAGAAGAAATGCACTTCGTGAGTTTTGTGAGCACAACAGAATTCCCATTCTTGACCTGGGCGATTACGGGCTCCAGGAGTTTCTGCGCAAGGTAGTTTTCAAAGAATCACAACGGTGTGCAGTATGTTACCTCTGGAGGATGGAAGAAACCGCGGCACGTGCTGCCAAAGAGGGTTTCGATGCTTTTTCCACAACTCTCCTGTACAGTCGCTATCAAAATCATGAAAAACTCAAGGAATGTGGTTTTTCTTTGGCAAAACAATATAATATAGATTTCATTTATCGTGATTTCCGCAACGGCTGGCAGCATGGCATAGATAAATCGATTGAACTGGGAATGTATCGACAACCTTATTGTGGATGTATTTACAGCGAGCAGGAAAGATACGACAAGCGTCTGCGTAAGAAAAAATAA